A single genomic interval of Lewinellaceae bacterium harbors:
- a CDS encoding class I SAM-dependent methyltransferase: MDPRNFWNDRFNEEELVYGEAPNIWMKTCLDARTPGRILFPAEGQGRNAIYAARLGWDVEAFDFSAVAQQRALAQSAMQQVHIRYAVQSIQEFTVKDHHYDAIGLSYVHLPEMVRIPFYDKLIRSLKAGGELFMEAFTRTQLAYSSGGPRTEDLLYSTESVKRELSALEAIYLLETDLLLQEGEYHKGPAHVIRYIGRKI; this comes from the coding sequence TTGGACCCAAGAAATTTCTGGAATGATCGATTTAATGAGGAAGAACTGGTCTACGGGGAGGCCCCTAATATATGGATGAAAACCTGCCTCGATGCCAGGACGCCGGGAAGGATCCTCTTTCCTGCGGAGGGCCAGGGGCGGAATGCCATTTATGCCGCCCGGCTGGGATGGGATGTCGAAGCATTCGATTTCAGTGCTGTTGCCCAGCAGCGGGCCCTGGCACAGTCAGCCATGCAACAAGTCCATATCCGGTATGCGGTACAATCAATACAGGAATTCACTGTGAAAGACCACCATTACGACGCCATCGGCCTGAGCTATGTCCATCTACCAGAGATGGTCAGGATTCCTTTTTACGATAAACTTATCCGGTCATTGAAAGCAGGCGGTGAACTCTTCATGGAAGCCTTTACGCGTACCCAGCTGGCTTACTCGTCCGGAGGACCACGAACTGAGGACCTCTTGTATTCGACCGAAAGTGTGAAGCGCGAGTTATCTGCATTGGAAGCCATTTACCTGCTGGAAACCGACCTCCTGCTTCAGGAAGGAGAATACCATAAGGGTCCCGCCCATGTTATCCGGTATATAGGCAGGAAAATTTAA
- a CDS encoding DUF2461 domain-containing protein, whose product MPSISTSTLRFLKDLKANNNREWFQENKPRYEAARAEFEQFIDALILQIAQFDPSIAHFKAKDCVFRIYRDVRFSKDKSPYKIAMGAHVSSAAKRSEIHSRAGYYIHLEPGASMLAGGAYLPESSWLKAIRQEIDYNREEFKSILENKDFRHYFGDIDGEKLKSTPQGYPADHPEIEFLKMKSFLASNSCPDKLVTSSDFLDHAASAFKALYPFDRFLNRSTE is encoded by the coding sequence ATGCCAAGTATTTCCACTTCAACCCTACGGTTTCTTAAAGACCTGAAAGCCAACAATAATCGCGAGTGGTTTCAGGAAAACAAGCCGCGATATGAAGCTGCCCGTGCAGAATTTGAGCAATTTATTGATGCACTCATCCTGCAGATAGCGCAATTTGATCCTTCCATTGCCCATTTCAAAGCAAAGGATTGCGTCTTCAGGATATACCGGGACGTGCGCTTCTCCAAGGATAAATCACCCTATAAGATTGCCATGGGTGCGCATGTATCCTCTGCGGCCAAACGGTCTGAGATCCATAGCAGGGCCGGCTATTACATCCATCTGGAGCCGGGGGCATCCATGCTGGCGGGCGGCGCCTATCTGCCGGAATCAAGCTGGCTTAAAGCGATCCGTCAGGAGATCGATTACAACCGCGAAGAGTTTAAGTCCATCCTTGAAAACAAGGATTTCAGGCATTATTTCGGCGACATTGATGGTGAGAAGCTTAAAAGCACCCCTCAAGGCTATCCGGCGGATCATCCGGAGATTGAATTCCTTAAAATGAAAAGCTTTCTTGCTTCCAATTCATGCCCCGACAAATTGGTGACATCATCAGACTTTCTGGATCATGCTGCCAGTGCTTTTAAGGCTTTGTATCCTTTCGACCGGTTTCTGAACCGCTCGACCGAATGA